The following are encoded together in the Panicum virgatum strain AP13 chromosome 6K, P.virgatum_v5, whole genome shotgun sequence genome:
- the LOC120713568 gene encoding uncharacterized protein LOC120713568 produces MPSTSKFNDQDNTSLPEGKTAQPTLQDLTPEHKRKYDQVMEELAAQVIQQFTYINRIEPFMPLVKIKSAGEFFWGQEQQKAFDNSKQYLSSPPVLVPPRSDQPFTVYLSADAVSVGSVLIQEFQGKERIVFYLSRRLLDAETRYNKMERLCLCLYFTCTKLWHYLLNAETHVVCKADVIKHMLAAPILKGRLGKWMYALSEFDVRFQPAKAVKGQALADLITERVVSSTSFVGVRPWVLFFDGSTCDPACGVGLYIVSSRGVTFQFAFRLASKLTNNQTEYEAVHKGLELLLDAGAEVVEIFGDSKVVIRQLTEDYDCVSDNLYPYFIKCHDLMVKFRQVMLTWIPREQNGDANRLAQVASGYIPQTDDVSVDILQQSAVD; encoded by the exons ATGCCGTCGACTTCCAAGTTCAATGACCAAGACAACACGTCCCTTCCCGAGGGAAAGACTGCTCAGCCGACGTTGCAAGATCTGACGCCAGAGCACAAGCGCAAGTACGACCAAGTTATGGAGGAATTGGCAGCCCAAGTTATCCAGCAGTTCACCTATATTAATCG AATCGAGCCGTTCATGCCACTCGTCAAGATTAAAAGTGCCGGTGAATTCTTCTGGGGGCAGGAGCAACAAAAGGCGTTTGACAACTCGAAGCAGTACCTATCGTCGCCACCAGTCTTGGTCCCACCTCGGTCGGATCAACCGTTCACCGTGTACCTGTCAGCCGATGCCGTATCCGTCGGCTCCGTCCTGATCCAAGAATTCCAAGGGAAAGAGAGAATCGTGTTCTACCTCAGCCGACGCCTGCTCGACGCGGAAacaaggtacaacaagatggagCGCCTCTGCTTGTGTCTGTACTTCACATGCACCAAGTTGTGGCACTACCTGCTCAACGCAGAAACTCACGTCGTTTGCAAAGctgatgtcataaagcacatgctggcAGCGCCCATACTCAAGGGTCGGCTCGGCAAATGGATGTATGCACTCTCGGAATTTGATGTTAGGTTTCAACCAGCCAAAGCCGTCAAGGGCCAAGCTTTGGCAGATCTCATCACAGAAAGGGTGGTGTCATCAACGTCTTTCGTCGGCGTTAGACCCTGGGTTTTGTTCTTCGATGGATCCACCTGCGATCCCGCGTGCGGCGTCGGGCTCTACATCGTCTCTTCACGCGGGGTAACTTTCCAGTTCGCTTTTCGTTTGGCGTCTAAGCTCACCAATAATCAAACAGAGTATGAGGCTGTCCATAAAGGCTTGGAACTCCTCCTGGACGCCGGCGCCGAAGTTGTAGAAATCTTCGGTGATTCGAAGGTGGTTATTCGTCAGCTTACAGAGGATTACGACTGCGTCAGTGATAATTTGTACCCCTACTTCATCAAGTGCCATGATCTGATGGTAAAATTTCGCCAAGTTATGTTGACATGGATCCCACGGGAGCAAAATGGCGACGCTAACAGGCTGGCGCAAGTTGCGTCCGGGTACATTCCACAGACTGATGATGTTTCGGTTGACATACTGCAGCAGAGCGCAGTCGATTGA